The Acanthochromis polyacanthus isolate Apoly-LR-REF ecotype Palm Island chromosome 17, KAUST_Apoly_ChrSc, whole genome shotgun sequence genome has a window encoding:
- the LOC110964815 gene encoding LOW QUALITY PROTEIN: GTPase IMAP family member 9-like (The sequence of the model RefSeq protein was modified relative to this genomic sequence to represent the inferred CDS: deleted 2 bases in 1 codon) — MVLVGRTGAGKSAAGNTILGREAFEDSLGLSSVTTICQKERAEFEGKRLAVVDTPGLFGKTEEEVKKELIRCIFFSAPGPHVFLVVIEPKRFTKEEEQTTKIIQTVFGEKSTEYMMVLFTHGDQLERKKVSTETVISGNKHVRDFISQCGGGYHVFNNETKDPSQVKELLEKINTMVQTNGGKCCTNKMLERAEREIQEEMDRLLRENPDLRSEEARRQAEGSNKFIKDVGKIVLQAAGMAAACKKIGSKIGPKGERVGFVVGGLVGGLVGVVQSLVDNNVCVIQ; from the exons ATGGTGCTGGTTGGGAGAACTGGAGCTGGGAAGAGTGCAGCAGGAAACACCATCTTAGGAAGAGAAGCCTTTGAAGACTCACTGGGTTTGTCCTCAGTGACGACAATATGTCAGAAGGAAAGGGCAGAGTTTGAAGGTAAACGTCTGGCTGTGGTCGATACTCCAGGTCTGTTTGGC AAAactgaggaggaggtgaagaaagAACTCATTCGgtgcatcttcttctctgctcctGGTCCTCATGTGTTCCTGGTGGTGATCGAACCAAAAAGAttcaccaaagaagaagaacaaactaCTAAAATCATCCAGACGGTGTTTGGAGAAAAGTCAACAGAGTACATGATGGTCCTGTTCACCCACGGAGACCAGCTGGAGCGTAAGAAAGTCTCTACAGAAACAGTAATCAGCGGAAACAAACATGTCCGTGACTTCATCAGTCAGTGTGGTGGAGGATATCATGTCTTCAACAACGAGACGAAGGATCCCTCTCAGGTCAAAGAGCTGCTGGAGAAGATCAACACAATGGTCCAGACAAATGGAGGAAAGTGCTGCACCAACAAGATGTTAGAGAGGGCTGAGAGAGAGATTCAAGAAGAGATGGACAGACTCCTGAGAGAAAATCCAGATTTGAGGTCTGAAGAAGCAAGAAGACAGGCTGAAGGAAGCAACAAATTCATCAAGGATGTTGGAAAAATTGTTCTTCAGGCGGCTGGAATGGCTGCAGCATGTAAGAAGATTGGATCTAAAATAGGTCCAAAGGGAGAAAGAGTGGGATTTGTGGTGGGAGGACTGGTGGGAGGACTGGTGGGAGTAGTACAGTCATTAGTAGATAATAATGTTTGTGTCATCCAGTGA